One Ilumatobacter fluminis genomic window, GGGGATGTCCGTGCGGGCCCGTTGGGCTGCACGGAGTCGGTTGCCGGCAGGGACCCACGTCCCACACCCCGACATCGAGGTCGGTCGCATCACCGACCGACGGTGGGAGTTCGATCGCGCCCACCGGGTCTGGGTCGACGGCGAGCACGTCGGCTCGACGCGAACCCTGACGGTTCGGTGCCTGGCCGACCGTTTCACCGTGCTGTTCTGAGCCCCTCACCAGGGGCTGGACGAAGATCCTCCGGAGCGGGGTGCTCGGCTCCTACCATGTCGTCCCGTGACCGTGTACGTGCCCGAGGAGTTCACCAGCGACGAGTCCGACGTCCTTCGGCGCTACTTCACGAATCTCGACGGACCGGTGTTCGCCTTGGTCAATCTGCCCGAGGTCGTCAAGGGTGCCCTGTTCGCTCGGTACAGCCGGAGCCCGAAGAGTCTGCGTCGTCTCTTCCTCGACGAGTTCGTGAACGATCTCGTAATCGACGGCGACGAGACGATCGACGCGACGATCGGACTCGATCGGGCCGAGCAGCTGTACGAGCGGGTGTTCTTCGAGTACGGCGACGACTCCGTCGCCCAGCTCGGTGGCGTCCACCTGGCGTGCGAGCAGGCGTCGAACATCCTGACCAAGATCCTCGAGTGGGGTCGGCTGATGAGCTACCTCGAGCAGAGCACGCGCTACATCGGCTACGACGCTCGCCTCGGTGGGCGATACCGGTTCTACCGCGACCCGGCGCTCCTGTCGAGTTCGCTCGGCACGCGGTACGTCGGCGACATGGACCGCATGTTCGACGCCTACTCGACGGCGGTCAACACGGTCACCGAACACGTCCGCGACACGGTCCCGCAAGACCCCGACGACAGCGACTTCGTGTACCGGACGGCGACGCGTGCGAAAGCGCTCGATGCCGTCCGTGGCATGCTGCCCGCCGCCTCGTTGTCGAACGTCGGCATCTACGGCACGGGGCAGGCGTTCGAGGCGTTGCTCCTCCGGATGCGGTCGCACCCGCTCCCGGAGGCGCAGCAGTACGCCGATCTGATGCTCCACGAGCTCCGGAAGGTGATCCCGAGCTTCCTGCGGCGCGTCGACCTGCCCGACCGCGGTGGCCAGTGGTCCGACTACCTCGCATCGACCCGTGGTGACACGGCCGAACTCGTCGGCCGGCTGTTCGGCGAGGTGCCGAACGAATCGGTGCCGGAGGTCTCCCTGGTCGACTTCGACCCGGAGGCGGAAGACAAACTGCTCGCCGCCATCTGTTACAGCCACAGCCACCTTCCGGAGACGGTGTTGCTCGAACGGGTCCGCAACCTCGGTGTCGACGAGCGGGCGGCGATCCTGCGCGCCTACGTCGGTGACCGAGCGAACCGACGCCACAAGCCGGGCCGGGCGTTCGAGCGGGTCGACTACCGCTTCGACATCTTGTCCGACTACGGCGCGTTCCGCGACCTCCAGCGCCACCGCATGCTCACGATCGAATGGCAGGCGCTGACGCCGAACCACGGCTACGCCCGACCGGAGCTCGTCGAGCAGGCGGGCGTCGGCGGCCTGTTCGACGAGACGATGGATCGTTCGGCACGCCTGTACGACGACATCAAGGCGCAGTTCCCCGAGCAGGCGTCGTACGCCGTCTCGATGGCGTACCGGCTGCGGTACATGATGCAGTTCAACGCTCGCGAGGCGTTCCACCTGCTCGAGCTGCGTTCGGCCCCGCAGGGACATCCGTCGTACCGCCGTGTCGCATTGGCGATGCATCGGGCGATCGCCGAGCAGGCCGGCCACCACGCCGTCGCCGCCGCGATGACGCACATGACACACGAAGCGCCCGAGCTCGAACGGCTCGCCGCAGAACGGCGTGCCGAGTCGCGGCGCTCGATGTGACGCCTGTCACACTATGGTATGCGTGGGTTTCGGCCCATGAGGCCTAGTATCCGGCCGCGTACCACGACCTGAGGGACCAAGATGGCTGACGACGAAGAGCTCGACGAGACCACCGACGACAACGACGACGAGCTCGAAGACGACGACTTCGACGGCGACGACGATGACGACATGGACGACGACGAAGACGGCGACGACTTCGACGGCGACGATGACGAATCGAGCGACGACGACGATGACGAGGACGAGGACGACGAGGAATCGGAGAAGACGTCACGTGCCCGCAAGCGCAAGGGCAGCGACGACGATGACGATGACGACGACGAGATGCTCGCCCCCGACGATGTCGAGGCCGATCTCGATGCGATCCTGAAAGACCGGATGGTCGCGTCCGACGACGACGACGATGACGACGACGATGACGACGATCCTCGTCCGAGCACCGGCAACGATCGCTCCGAGGGCCCCGACGGGCTGCAGCCCAAGCGGGCCGACGAGCAGCTCTGCACCAACTGCTTCCTCCTCGTGCGTGCGAACGCGCCGGGGTGCCCGATCGAGGACGACGACTGCCCGATCTTCACCTGACGGGCCGACCGTCGATCAGGGGATCCCGACCGTGATCGATCCTGTCGTCCGCGACGCCATACCCCGTGACGTCCCCGAACTCGTCTGGCTCGAGTCGACGGCCCGGGAGCACCTGCCCGGCCAGCGCGGCGGCGACCTGTGGCTCGCGCGTCACCCGGCGCAGTCGCCGGCGTGGCCGTCGGTCGATGCCGGCGATGTCGTGGTCGGCGTGATCGACGACGTCAGCATCGGTTACCTCCGATTCCACGTCGACGTCGACGTCCTCTACATCGACGACGTGTTCGTGCACCCGGGAGCGCGCGAGGTCGGCTTCGGCGACGCCTTGCTCGCCGCAGCCATCGATCGGGGCGTGGCGCGCGGGGCACGTCGCATCGAGGCCGAAGCCCTGCCCGGCGATCGCGACACGAAGAACCTGTACGAACGCGCCGCGATCACGGCCAAGCGGATCACCCTCTCGGCCGCGATCGGCGACGTCGACTGACGGGTCAGCGACCCTTCCAGTTCGGTTGGCGCTTCTCGATGAAGGCCTCGAGGCCCTCCTTGGTGTCCTCGGAGCCGAGCACCACCCCGAACGCCTTGTTCGTCATGTCGATCAGCTCGTCGTCGTCCTTGGTGAAGGCGGCGAGCACGACCTTGCGTGACTCCCAGACGGCGAGGGGAGCGCACGCCGTGATCTGGCCGGCGAGCCGCTCCGCCTCCGCCAGCGCCTCGCCTGCCGGTGTGAGCCGCGACACGAGGCCGAGGTCGTAGGCGCGTTTGGCAGGGATCGGTTCACCCGTGAGGATGGCCTCCATCGCCGCTGCCTGCCCGATCGCACGGGGGAGGCGGAAGAGCCCGCCGGCGCCGGCCACCAGGTTGCGCTTGGCCTCGGCGAGCCCGAACGCCGAACGCTCGCTCGCAACGACCAGGTCGGCCGCCAGGACGATCTCACAGCCGCCCGCGGTGGCGAGGCCGTCGACCGCCACGATGATCGGCTTCTTGCGCTCGCGGTAGACGAACCCGCCGAAGCCGCCCTTGGCGGTGGCGAGGTCGCCTGCCTGTCCGCTGTTGATCGCCTTCAGGTCGGCGCCGGCGCAGAACACCGGACGCTCCTGACCCTCGGTGTTGGCGGTGATGATGCCGACCCAGAGCGAGTCGTCGTCCTCCAACTGGTCGATGGCGGCCTCCACCCCGCGAGCCACGTCGCCGTTGACGGCGTTGCGGGCCTCGGGACGGTTGAGGGTGATGATGCCGACCCGCTCACGGGCCTCGAAAGTGACGACGTCGCTCATGGGCGACGATCGTATTGAGCAGCGGTCGGGCGAGCCCAACCGGAGCGTCAGCCCTCGGTCGGCTCCTCGGCAGCAGCGTCGGCCGCAGGGGACTCGACAGCCGGCTCGTCAGCAGCGTCGGCCGCAGGAGCCTCGGCCGCCGGCGCCTCGGCAGCCGGCTCGTCAGCAGCAGGAGCCTCGGCGGCTGCTTCGACGGGAGCCTCGGCAGCCGGCGCCTCGGCAGCCGGTGCGGGTGCGTCGGTTGTCGGCTCCTCGGCCTCGGGCGCGGTCGGTGCCGGCGCGGTCTGCTCGGGCTGATCGGCCTTCGGCGCACGGCCCTTCTGCTGGTCACCCTTGGCGGACTGCTTCGCGGGGCGAGCCGATTGCTTGGCCGCCTGCTTCTTGCCCTTGCGGTTCGGGCCGGGGCGCAGCGGCTTCGGCATCGGAGCCTTCGGGTCGACCTCGATCTCGAACAGCTCGGCGACCTGCGGCAGCGCCGGCGCGAGCCGCTTGACCGTGGCCAACAGGTCGTCGTTCACGGTGTCGGGCTTGCGGGCGGGACGGACCTGGCTCCGGATCGGCGAGAACGCGGCGGCCTCGAGCATCGCGATCCAACGATCGGGGCTGTCCATCGGTGCGAGCGAGGCGTTCGTGCTGTCGACGAGACGCTGCGAGATCTCGGTGGGGAAGACCACACCGGCCTTGGGCGGCTGCGACGACAGGCGCAACGCACGCACGACCCGACCCACGGCGAGCGCGGCATCGACGTCGCCGAACCACAGCTGCAGTTCCTGCTCCTGCTTGGTGACGAGTGCGGCGCGCATCTCGTCGATGAGTTCCTTGGTCGAATCGTCACGGGCGACCATGGGGTCGTTCGCCGCGGCGACGACGCTGCGCAGGTCGCGAAGATCGAGCTCGGCCATCTGCTGCTTGGCAGCCTCGGCGCGATCGAGCCACTCGGCGACGCGCAGGCGCGGCAGCAGTTCCTCGGCGAGCTTCAGCACCGACGCTTCGGGCATCGGAGCGCGACCGTCCTTGGTCGCACGTTCGTTCTCTTCGCGGAGGCGCTGACGGACCGCCGGCATGCCCTGCAGGGCGAGCTCGGCGATCGGGCGCTGCTCCTCGGGCAGCTCCTGGAGGACCTCGTTACGGTGCGCCTTGCCGGGGCGGAGGCGCTTCGGCTTCGGACGCTGCGGGACTTCGGGCGGCGGCGTGAACGACGGGCCGCGACGGTTGCGGCCGCCACCGCGCCGTTCGCCGTCACCACGACGGTTGTCGCCGTCGCGGCCGCCGCGATCGTCGCGATCGCGGCGGGGTCGACGTCCACGGCCGTCGCCGCCACGCCGCTCACCACGCTCGCGCTTGGCGCGCGTCTCGACGACCGGTTGGAACTCGCGCTCCGACGGCAGGATCTCGAGCACGTCGCCCTTGTCGGACTTCTGGCGGCCCTGGACGACGGACAAGATGCTGAGGCCGTCCATGTGCTGCTCGACCTCGACCTTGAGCTCGTCGCCGACCTTCGCGCCGTCGGGCAGGATCGATCCGTCGAGCGTGCCCTTGGGCTGCTTCGCGCCAGCGGCGCGCCACGTCCAGGCGCCGTCGTCGAGCGCGCTGGTGAGTTCGATATCGATCCGTCGGGACATGGGGTGCAACGGTATCGCCTCCAGACCGCTCCGCACCATTGAGATGGGCATCGGATGCAGGCAGAACGACGTCGTCCGGTACCCTCGCCGCGATGCCCATCTACGCACTCGGCAACCAGGAACCCTCCATCGCCGGCGACGCCTTCGTGCACCCCGACGCGGTGATCATCGGCTCGGTCACGATCGGGTCACGGAGTTCGGTGTGGCCGTGCGCGGTCCTGCGAGGCGACGAGGGCGAGATCCGGATCGGGGCCGAGTCGAGTGTTCAGGACGGGTCGGTGCTCCACACCACACCGCAGATCCCGACGGTCGTCGGTGATCGGTGCGTCGTCGGCCACATCGTGCATCTCGAGGCGTGCCACATCCACGACGACGTGCTCGTCGGGAACGGTTCGATCGTGCTCCACGAGGTCGAGGTCGAGTCGTGGGCGATCGTCGCCGCGAACAGTGTGCTGCTCAACGGCACGCACGTTCCGTCGGGTGCGATCGCGGTCGGGTCACCGGCCACGATCAAGGAGGGGCGGGCTCGCCGTGAGGTGATCACGATGGGCGTCGAGGCGTACGTGCAGCGTGCCGAGCGCTTCCGGAACGAACTTCGGCGCCTCGACTGATGCGGGTGGTCGAACTCGTCGTGCCCGCGCACGACGCCGATCTCGCCACCGACCGGCTGTGGGCCGCCGGCGCGTCGGCGATCGAGGAGCGCGACGACGGTGATCGTGTCGTCTTCCGGACGGTGCTGGCGGCCGACGATCAGGTGTCGACCGAGCGTCTCGGGTCACTGCCGGCCGGTTGGAACGTCGCATTCGTCGACGTCGACGACACGCCGGCAGAAACGTGGCGCGAGTTCGCCGTGCCGATCGAGGTCAACGACGAGTTGGAGATCCGACCGGCGTGGTCGGATGCCCCGCTCCGTCCGGGTCGGACCGTCATCGAGATCGAGCCGGCCGGGTCGTTCGGGCTGGGTGATCACCCGACGACGCGACTGTCGGCCGACGCCGTCTGGCGAGCCGTGCGCCCCGGCGATCGAGTGCTCGACGTCGGTTGCGGCACCGGCGTGCTGTCGATCGTGGCGGTCGAGCGCGGAGCGAGCAGTGTGGTGGCGATCGACGTCGCCGAGGCCGCACGCGAAGCCACCGATCACAACGCCGCTCGACACGGTGTCGGCAGCCGGATCGATGCGTCGTGTACGCCGCTTGCCGAGATCGACGGACCGTTCGACCTGGTCGTCGCGAACATCCTGGCACCGACACTCGTTGCGTTGGCGCCCGACCTGCGCCGGGTGCTGGCACCCGCGGGCCGGCTGGTGATCAGCGGCATTCTCGCGGAGCGGCACGACCACGTGATCGAGGCGCTCGCTCCACTCGTGGTGACCCGAACCGACGTCGTCGACGCCTGGGCTGCGGTGGAGTTGGTCGCCGGAGCGACCGACTCGTCAGCTGGCTGAGCGGGCTCGGACGCCGATCGGGGCGATCAGGCGGAACCCGGCAGCGTGCCGTTCGTCCTCTGACTCGCCACCCCAGAATCCGTACTCGTGCTCGTCGCGAGCGAAGTCGCGGCACGTCGCCCGGACCTGACAGCCGGCACACACTTCACGGGCGGCTGCCTCACGTCGTTCCCGAGCTTGCGGCCGCTCGGCCGGCGTCGGGAAGAACAGGTGCGTCAGCCCCTTGCACGCCGCCGTCGCCATCCAGGCGTCGTCGGTCTGTTCCCGGGTGCTGATGATGTCGATTGATGCCACGAACGTGCCCCCACGTTTCACCTCGATGGTTACCGATCGGCCGGGCGAGCCCGGCAGCAAGGGGCACGATACGGGCAACTGATCGGGCAGTCAATTGCACTCTGCAAAGAGGTGGTGAAGCCGTGTGACGGGCACGTCCGGACGCGACGAAGGGGCCGATTCCTCACGGAAATCGACCCCTTCTGTCGGTTCAGCCGGCTCGGTTGGGCCAGCTCGGCTCAGCCGGCGATGCCCCGTCGGCGACGTGCGCCGACGACACCGATCGCTCCGACCGCGAGCAGCAGCAGGCCGATCTGGATCATCGGGCTGGTGCCGTTCGAACCCGTCGGCGGGAGGGTCACGGGAGGCGGCGCCTGCGTGACCGGCGGCTCCTGCGACACCACGTCGACCACGGCATCGTCGCTGTTGTTCGACAGGTCGGGATCGGGCACGTTCGACTCGACACTGCCGACGTTCTCGATCGGGCCCGCGACGGCGCTGTCGGGCAGCGACACCGAGATCGTGATCGAGCCGGCGCCGCCGACCGGCATCGTGCCACGCGTGCACGTCACGGTCTGGCCGCTCGTCGAGCAGTCGAAGTAGTCGGACGACACACCGGTGATGGTGAGGACCGACGGAATGATGTCCTGCACCACCACGTCGACCGCCGGGTCGGGGCCGGCGTTGGCGACGTCGAGTGTCCAGTCGAACGCCTCGGCGCCGGTGCCGTCACCCACGGCGACGATCGCCACGCTGGCCGTCTTCTCGATCGAGAGGTCGGCCGACGTCTGCGTCGGGTCGGCGCAGGCCGAGCTGGCCGGCGGGTACTCGACCGAGGTCGTGACCGAGGGGTTGACCTCGACCTCGACCCGGAGGCCGTCACGGAGGATGGCGTCGGAGTCGTCGAGGACCCACACGCCGTCTTCCAGCTTCCAGCCCGGCCAGTCGATGCCGTTGCCCGCTCCGTCCACGGCGGCGCCCGGGTAGACGAACCGACCTGACAGCCCCGACTGCACGATCGTGTCGACGAGGTTGTCGTCGGCGTCGTACAGACGGAAGGTGACGTCACCGGTCGGGACGAAACCGACGGCGTCGATCTCGTAGGTGATGAACGGTGCGTCGTTCAGGCAGTCGGTGGTCAGCAGCTTGACGTCGAGCGTCCGCTCGAGCGGTGTCTCCTCGTCGTCGTCGACCGGCGGCAACGGCTCGTCGTCGAGATCGCCGTTGGCCACGGCGACGTTGACGATCGTGTCGTCGGCGAAGATCGCATCATCGTCGACGGTCACCGTGACGGTGATCGACGAGGCCGCAGGGCCGGCGGCGAGCGGCGTGTTGTACGTGCACGAGATCGGGTCGGTGTCGTTGCACGTCCAATGGGCCGGGTTCGCCGAGACGCTCTCGAGCGTGAGGCCGTCGGGCAGATCGTCGGTCACGACGACGTCGGTGATGGGCGAGGGGCCCGTGTTGCTCACCGAGAGGTCGTAGCTGAAGGTGTCGCCGTTGATCACCGTGAAGTCGACGTCGTCGACCTTGACGATCTCGAGTTCGCCTTCGTGCACGACCGGGGTGTCGTCACAGCCGACGTTGCTGCCGGGCACGTCGCCATCGGGGCACGGCGGCGGCGTGCACGATTCTTCACACGTCGGGTCGCAATCCTGGGCCTGCGGGTCGCAGACCGGATCGTCGTCGGTGGTGACCCAGGCAACGTTGGTGTAGGTGCCGCCCGGGGTGTCGGGCAGCGCCCGCACCGTCGTCTGGATGACGACCTGCTCGCCGACGCCGAGGTCGGCGGGGTCGACGTCGCAGCGCAGGACGCTGGGATCGGTGCCGTCGACGGCGCACACCGGCAACTCGAGGGCGTCGTCGGGGAACGACACCCACTCGAAGCCGCTCGGCAGCGCATCGACGACCACGACGTCTTCGTCGGTGTCGACGGCGCGGGTGCCGATGTTCTCGATGGTGATCGTGTAGGGGAACGGGTCGCCGCCGGCGACGGCGGTGGCTCCGCCGTCGCTCTTGGTGAGCTCGAGGTCGACAGGGTCGTCGTCGTTCGTGATCTCACACGTGACGTCGTCGCCGTCGGCGATCGAGATCGAACCGGTCGTCGCGGTGCCGTTCTCGACGGTGACCGCTCCCTCGACGGTCGAGCAGGTCCACCCGCTCGAGCTGTAGCCGGCCAGGGCCGGCTCGGCGAGGTCGTAGTCGCCGGCGGGGATGGCGCCGGTGACGCTCGTCGTGCCGTCCAGGATCGCCGCGCCGCCCTGCGACGGGGTAGCGGTCATCGAGAAGGCGTCGTAGCCGGCGTTGCCGCCGTCGTCGTTGACGAGGACCTTGTTCAGGGTCAGGGTGCTGAACGGTTCACAGTCCGAGACCGGGGGCTGTGCTTCATCGTTGACGGAGACCGTCGCGATGTTGAGGAAGCCGCCGGCGGTGGTGCCGTCCGGGTTGCACGCCCCGGCGCCGGCCGGTGCGTCGGCGACCGTCGCGGTGACGGTCACTCGGTAGGTGTGGGTCACTCCGGCCGCGAGCTCGACGTCGGAGACGAGCTCGTTGTCGAACGAGGGCGAATCCGGGTCGGGATCGAAGTCGGTGTTGACGGTGACCGGACCCGTCGCCTGGGTCGAGGTGACGGTGACGCCGTCGCCGAAGTTCAGTTCGTCGACGATGTCGTAGTCGGCGGGGCTGAGGCCGATGTTCTCGACGGCGATGTCGTAGGCGATCGTCCAGACGCCGTCGACGAACGAGGTGTCGTCGTCGTTCACGACCTTGTCGAAGACGATGTCGGCGTTGGCGTACACCTGCGCGTCGTCGTCGTCGGTGACGAAGTCCATCGGATCCTCACCGTCGAGGCTCTTCAGGATCTCGTCGTCGGCGGCGGTGACGGTGGCCACGTTGGTGTGGACGCCGTCGACACCGTCGTTGACGAAGTCGGGGGTCAGCTCGATCACGCACGTGATCGAGTCACCCGCCTCCCCGTTCGGGGCGAGTTCGACGGGCGTCTCGACGCTGAAACCGCAGTTGGCGTCGAGACCGTTCAGCGAGCCGAACATGTCGTCGTCGAGATCGACGATGAAGAGCGGTTCGATGCTCGACAGGTTGGTGATCTCGAACGAGTAGGTCGTCGAGTCGCCTGCGTCGATGACGATCGGGTTCGCCGTCTTGACGATCTGGACCGCCGGCGCGACGTCGGTGATCGGCGTCTCCTCGGTGTCGGTGTCGTCGTCGGATTGCCCGTCGTTGTCGACGCCGACCACGGTGACGATGTCGGACACCGACTGCGCGGTCAGGTCGGACAGGTCGAGCGTGAACGTGCAGCTCACGCTCTCGCCAGGCACGAGCGGCAGCGCAGCGTCGATCTGGGTCGCGCAGTCGCTGGCGGTCAGTCGGCCGTCGGGCGTCGCGCCGAGCAGGTCGTAGGTGAGGATCGCCGCCGGTTCGACGATGGTGACCTGATCGGTCAGCGTCGTGATGTCGACGATGTTCTCGAGCGCGTCGGCCGGGTTGGTGATCGTGATGTCGTACTCGACCGGGCCGCCGGGCTCGGGGACCGTGGCGTCGTCGTCGGTCTTGGTGACCTCGATCTGCGGCGGCTCCGGCGTGAAGGTGATGGTCTCGTCGTCGAAGTCGGTCACCTCGGTGCCTTCGTCGTCGACGGCCTTCGCCGTCACGACGTTGACGTGGCTCGTCGACGTCGGGGGAGTGTTCACCTGGTCCTGGGCGACGAAGCCCGTGAAGGTGCAGGTGTAGGTCTCGGTCGGGGCGAGTTCGGTGCCGATGGCGCAGTCGTTCTGGCCGTCGAGGTCGCCGAACTTGTCGTCGACGAGGCTCGTGATGGTGACGGGTTCACCGGAGGTGTTGGTCACCGTGACCTCGTAGATGACGTCGTCGCCGAACTCGGGCACGGTCTTCGACACGGGGTCGATGGCGGTCTTGGTGACGTCGATGGTCGGGTCGACGTTCGTGAAGTCGACTTGTGCGTCGTCGTCGTCGACCGCCGTGTTGCCCTCGTCGTCGGTGCCCTGGACGGTCACCGTGTTCTGGTGCGGCGTGGCAACGGTGCCCGAAAGAACCGCCGTGAACGTGCACGGGGCGCTGGAGGCACCGGGAGCGAGGACCGTGCCCTGCAGCGCACCGCAAGTGTTGGAGGTCACGGCGGTGTTGCCGGCGTCGAACAGGTCGCCGAAGTCGCTGTCCTCGAGCGAGGTGATCGTCAACGGATCGGTGCTGACGCTGTCGTTGGTGACGACGACGGTGAAGGTCACCGTGCGAGCAGCCTCGGGGCCGTATTCGGGGACGCTGGTCGGGTTGGCCGACTTGTCGACCAGGATCGTCGGCTCGACGTCGACGACCGGGGTCTCAGCGGTGTTCTCCGCCTCGACCGGGTCCTGGGTCTCGTCGACGCCCTTGACGACCACCTTGTCGTCGTAGTCGTCGCCGGCGTTGCCGGGCAGGTTCAGCGTGATGCTGCACGACGTGCTGTCGCCGGCGTCGCCGCTGATCGCGAGGACCGAGCCGATGCCGCCGTCGGCATCGTCCGCGTCGCAGGTCGTGCCGACCAGGGTCACGCCGCTGGCGTTGGCCTCGACGAAGCTCACCGAACCCGAGGTGATCGTGACGGTGCCGGCGAGTGCACGGCTGCCCCCATCGGGGGTGAAGTACACCTCGTCGGTGATCTCGGTGATCGTGACCGCTTCGGTCGTGCTCTCGTTGGTGATGTCGATGTCGTAGACGATGCTCTCGCCGGGCTCGGCGATCGTCTCGTCGTTGTCGGACTTGTCGACGGTGATGGCGGGCGGCTCACCGAGCACGGTGCGCTCGGCGGGGTCGTCGTCCTCGGTCGTCTGTGGCGTCGGGTCGTCGTCCTCGCCCGTCACCGTGACGGTGTT contains:
- a CDS encoding prealbumin-like fold domain-containing protein; this encodes MTATAVVISPFSPTPVATAAGPVSEDFSNGYATNSGSGWPNGSAWDESGDNDSPNSGTMSIVSGALEFDDLDSDSISRDLDLTGFAPGATFSFELVDEQAEGSSESLVFEFNPDGPVGWQTIASTPNSPDGTRLSYVLPSAVLTDGVFRIRGGDTGWQGGDEITIDDLLFADYVANPDLDASCGIDVEIILDESGSIDSEGAIPEVEGAVRAFAQGLAGTTSSLRFMEFSTTGRDATIGGTNALQEVDAALLGDIDAYLNGTGPTGDVTTYSPGDNTSDNLNFTNWEAGLDRAQPNNADLVVFITDGVPNTVGTVSPSNNNGGGSDASAAAAFEEAAAVRAAGTKLLGVGVGQVTNTGNLERLEELVEPNGAQTWEGTGTLDISTVDVISVENFEDLDDALRQVVFALCSPSVSITKVDQNGDAVAGLDFTGTVNIAETGEAIDEFEWVSPVTGLASSVGVTQTDTTTGSGSTLFQWVPGTVADPEPWASTFTFTESLTGDFAGWTLPAQQDACSVDRLLSTPAPDGSISETIEVDLIASGPDGNGLVTFSLQENGQTFEIGKGDIVRCEVQNLEPATITIAKAVDNDGTDNDTFGFTGDLGAFDLDDTGTDTESFTVAPGTYTVTESDPTSQSYELTGIACGNVTGTAGGTADLANRSVEIDVEAGSAITCTFTNTEVPAADLQITKNPSPDTFPEQDGSVTYTVTITNPNGADNPIDITAITDSATLNGGSAVGVNLLGAFPQPYPGGSVTASTCPALSGTTVGDASVDCEFTVAFTDRNAGDDIDDTVTVAGTDTLGNPIQRTASAEVDVTPVPPSILVDKQNKAGEAVVAPGGTATYTVTVTNNGTVEDVTLTGVSDVVTVGGSTIATPDLTSNAAPLVSNTCTDLVGTVLAPTESYSCEFAITVSGLAQGDVLLNTVTVTGEDDDPTPQTTEDDDPAERTVLGEPPAITVDKSDNDETIAEPGESIVYDIDITNESTTEAVTITEITDEVYFTPDGGSRALAGTVTITSGSVSFVEANASGVTLVGTTCDADDADGGIGSVLAISGDAGDSTSCSITLNLPGNAGDDYDDKVVVKGVDETQDPVEAENTAETPVVDVEPTILVDKSANPTSVPEYGPEAARTVTFTVVVTNDSVSTDPLTITSLEDSDFGDLFDAGNTAVTSNTCGALQGTVLAPGASSAPCTFTAVLSGTVATPHQNTVTVQGTDDEGNTAVDDDDAQVDFTNVDPTIDVTKTAIDPVSKTVPEFGDDVIYEVTVTNTSGEPVTITSLVDDKFGDLDGQNDCAIGTELAPTETYTCTFTGFVAQDQVNTPPTSTSHVNVVTAKAVDDEGTEVTDFDDETITFTPEPPQIEVTKTDDDATVPEPGGPVEYDITITNPADALENIVDITTLTDQVTIVEPAAILTYDLLGATPDGRLTASDCATQIDAALPLVPGESVSCTFTLDLSDLTAQSVSDIVTVVGVDNDGQSDDDTDTEETPITDVAPAVQIVKTANPIVIDAGDSTTYSFEITNLSSIEPLFIVDLDDDMFGSLNGLDANCGFSVETPVELAPNGEAGDSITCVIELTPDFVNDGVDGVHTNVATVTAADDEILKSLDGEDPMDFVTDDDDAQVYANADIVFDKVVNDDDTSFVDGVWTIAYDIAVENIGLSPADYDIVDELNFGDGVTVTSTQATGPVTVNTDFDPDPDSPSFDNELVSDVELAAGVTHTYRVTVTATVADAPAGAGACNPDGTTAGGFLNIATVSVNDEAQPPVSDCEPFSTLTLNKVLVNDDGGNAGYDAFSMTATPSQGGAAILDGTTSVTGAIPAGDYDLAEPALAGYSSSGWTCSTVEGAVTVENGTATTGSISIADGDDVTCEITNDDDPVDLELTKSDGGATAVAGGDPFPYTITIENIGTRAVDTDEDVVVVDALPSGFEWVSFPDDALELPVCAVDGTDPSVLRCDVDPADLGVGEQVVIQTTVRALPDTPGGTYTNVAWVTTDDDPVCDPQAQDCDPTCEESCTPPPCPDGDVPGSNVGCDDTPVVHEGELEIVKVDDVDFTVINGDTFSYDLSVSNTGPSPITDVVVTDDLPDGLTLESVSANPAHWTCNDTDPISCTYNTPLAAGPAASSITVTVTVDDDAIFADDTIVNVAVANGDLDDEPLPPVDDDEETPLERTLDVKLLTTDCLNDAPFITYEIDAVGFVPTGDVTFRLYDADDNLVDTIVQSGLSGRFVYPGAAVDGAGNGIDWPGWKLEDGVWVLDDSDAILRDGLRVEVEVNPSVTTSVEYPPASSACADPTQTSADLSIEKTASVAIVAVGDGTGAEAFDWTLDVANAGPDPAVDVVVQDIIPSVLTITGVSSDYFDCSTSGQTVTCTRGTMPVGGAGSITISVSLPDSAVAGPIENVGSVESNVPDPDLSNNSDDAVVDVVSQEPPVTQAPPPVTLPPTGSNGTSPMIQIGLLLLAVGAIGVVGARRRRGIAG